gacatcggggcaggccgtgcccctcaggccgagtcccagacggcgaccccaagacaagccgagtcccagacgacgactccaagacaagccgacttcaagctggcgacctccagagaggccgactctggagagtcggcccgtgactcctccctcatcacgaagtacgatgcggggtacggtcacggcgtggccgttcccccctgcttacgaagggccggcatggctatagtgagccgtatcgctggaagatctccgatgaggcgcggcactgttgccatgcctgccctaacctcagccacagtgcgcagtacactgtgcccatgacgccggcctgtacgacccgaaggcggcagggccacctgtcagtgggtgggccgaaggcggcctgggcgccccgaagacggacatgtgggagtcggcctccctggagtcggccgactcctcccgagggccccacgagccattaaccagataggatggggaatggcgacagtgatcgcctgatagacggcggcactgttgccacgacccaatgaccgagcctgcatcatcaggagtgccgctacagtatcaagcctgtccgcgggacccgccagtcggcgggccctagaagccggcgggaaggacggtggcttgagagacagacggctgggacccgcgcccagccggattactattgtacccccggggggtaggcctatataaaccccccagggcacccatgcaaagggttcggccctgaatagagatagaccagatagcacagggaggagagagctagccttgccctgtcctgcctcccgaaacagctccagaagcaccattgtagtcaccttgccttagtgatcatgcggagaccccgcagagcagtagtaggggtgttatctcctaggagagccctgaagctgggtaagttccgccggcgtgcatgtcttcgcctcatccctcttccaggcaccggcgacgttctactcgctcccagcatgataagccatcctttggcatatgtcgtatccaacccccgacatcgaCCGTGAAACAAGTAACCCCGAGACGACTCAATATTAGCAGACAAGTATAGCTGTGCAGCCTTTTGGTGGTTGAGATTCATGGTGCGTGTTTTTGGGGAAAAATACTCAAAAATCACCTTCCAGAGTTTCAAAAATTTCCGAAAAGAATGCACATTCACATATGGATGCATACTACTTGTGTGAAATTTTTCATAAGAAAATACATTGATAGGCGAGCTACacaacacatgacaaatttgcgatTTTGAAAACATGAAAAGTGCATGTACTGCTGACTAAAAAACATAGTAGCGGTTTTCACTTTTTGTGTATGTAGCTCGCGTGTCAATGTATTTTCTCACGAAAAATTGCACACATGTAACATGCATTCATATGACGGTGTGAACCTTTTTCACAATTTTTTGAAACTTTGAAATGCAATTGTTGGATTTTTAAAACAAACGGGGCTCATGGAGCTGGAGAGATGGAAAAATACTTGCCTTCGCATTGGCGCCCGAGGCCATCATCGTCGGGATCGCTTTATTCCCTCGCGCCATCTTTCCCATGGCATGGCCAGCCAAAACCCTCCCTGCGCATCCGAttcccctctcttcttttctttcTCTAGCTACAAACTCGTTTCTTTCCCATCATGAAGAGATTCATTTGATTTGATTGAGACAGACGTTCTGAGGTCCATCGGTCGTGGAAATGAGGATCATGGTGTGGACGCTGCGGGGGGACCGGGTGGCGCTGGACGTGGACGGCGCGACCACGACCGTGGCGCAGGCCAAGGGCATGGTCATGGCCCGGGAGCGCGTCCCCGTGGCCATGCAGCGCCTCTTCTTTGCCGGCTGCCACCTCGACGACGACAACCGGACGCTCGCCGGCTACGGTGTCCAGCATGACTCCGTCCTCTTCCTCGGCCTCCGCCTCCGCGCTGCCGACACAACTCCGTGCCAGTACGTGCGCGTTGCTCTGCTCTGTCATAGAGAAATTCCTTTCTTTTCCGGTGAGAGATGTTCTTCTGACACGATCGATCGATGTGCTCGCGCGTAGGGGCGGACCCAGGACAAAAATGATCCGGTGTCCCATGTCCATCACATGTGTGGATATCAAGTAGTAATATACATTAATAGTAACACACATAAGAATAAAATCtacgtgcaagaccattgaaggtattattcaaataaacagagtaaccattattctccttaaatgaataaccgtattgcgatagacataatccaatcatgtctatgctcaacgcaaacaccaaataacaattatttacgtTTAACACCGatcctgatggtagagggagcatgcgatgtttgatcacatcgaccttggaaatacttccaacacatatcgtcacctcgcctttagctagtctccgtttatttcgtagccttttatttcgagttactaacacttagcaactgaaccggtatctattaccatggtgctactaggagtactagtagagtacacattaatataatttatatccaatatacttctgtcgaccttgcctgccttcttatctaccaagtatctagggtaattctgctccagtgaccgttccccttgttacagaagcacttagtctcgggtttgagttcaaccttgggttttttcactagagcagcaactgatttgccatttcatgaagtatcccttcttgcccttgcccttcttgaaactagtggtttcaccaaccatcaacaattgatgctccttcttgatttctattttcgcggcgtcaaacatcgcgaatatttcaaggatcatcatatctatccctgatatgttatagttcatcatgaagctctagcagcttgatggcaatgactttggagaaacatcactatctcatctggaagaccaactcccactcgattcaagtgattgttgtactcagacaatctgagcacaagctcaacgattgagcttttctcccttagtttgcaggctaagaaaatcgacggaggtcttatacctcttgacgtgggcacaagcctgaaatccaaatttcagccctcgaaacatctcatatgtttcgcgacattttGAAATCATCTTCGGTGACTCAATTCTAaagcgtttaacattactgaactatcacgtagttatcaaaacatgtatgtcaaatgttcgcaacatccacagacgacgttcgaggttcagcacaccgagcggtgcattaaggacataagccttctacgcagcaatgaggacaatcctcagtttacggacccattcctcataattgctactatcaactttcaactaaattttctctaggaacatatataaaatagtagaactaaagctcgagctacgacataatttgcaaagaccttttgactttgttcatgataattaagttcatctaatgaactcctactcagatagacatccctctagtcatctaagtgatacatgatccgagtcaactaggccgtgtccgatcatcacgtgagacggactagtcatcatcggtgaacatcttcatgttgatcgtatctactatacgactcatgttcgacctttcagtctctcgtgttccgaggccatgtctgtacatgctaggctcgtcaagtcaacctaagtgttttgcatgtgtaaatctgtcttacacccattgtatgtgaacgttagaatctatcacacccgatcttcacgtggtgctttgaaacaacgaactttcgcaacgttgcacagttagggggaacactttcttgaaattattatgagggatcatcttatttactaccgtcgttctaagcaaataagatgcataaacatgataaacatcgcatgcaatgaaatagtgacatgatatggccaatatcattttgctccttttgatctccatcttcggggctccatgatcatcatcgtcaccggcatgacaccatgatctccatcatcgtgatctccatcatcgtgtctccatggagttgtctcgccaacttattacttctactactatggctaacggtttagcaatgaagtaaagtaattacatggcgttattcagtgacacgcaggtcatacaataaataaagacaactcctatggctcctgccggttatcatactcatcgacatgcaagtcgtgattcctattacaagaatatgatcaatctcatacatcacatatatttcattcatcacatccttcttggccatatcacatcacatagcataccctgcaaaaacaagttagacatcctctaattgttgtttgcatgttttacgtggctgctatgggtttctagcaagaacgtttcttacctacgcaaaaccacaacgtgatatgccaattgctatttacccttcataaggacccttttcgtcgaatccgatccgactaaaatgggagagactgacacccgctagccaccttatgcaacaagtgcatgtcagtcggtggaacctatctcacgtaagtgtacgtgtaaggtcggtccgggccgcttcatcccacaataccgtcgaaacaagataggactagtaacggtaagcatattgaacaaaatcaacgaccacaacaacttgtgttctactcgtgcatagaatctacgcaatagatctagctcatgatgccactgttggggaacgtagcagaaattcaaaattttctacgcatcaccaagatcaatctatggagattctagcaacaagagagatagggagtgcatcttcatacccttgaagatcgctaagcggaagcattacaagaacgcggttgatggagtcgtactcgcgacgattcaaatcgcggaagatctgatctagcgccgaacggacggcgcctccgcgtccaacacacgtacagcccagggacgtctcctccttcttgatccagcaaggggagaggagaagtttagggagagatccagcagcacgacggcatggtggtggagcttgcagttctccggcagggcttcaccaagcactaccgaggaggaggtggagttggagagggggagggctgcgccaggggcaagggtgaagctcccatgcgtctccccactatatataggggtggagggggctggtttcttgccctccaagtccattggggcattggcaaaggtgggaggaaagaaatcccatcatttccttccccaccgattgttatcccccctttttagggatcttgatcttatcccttcgggatatgatcttattccttttaaggggggatcttggtgcaccttgaccaagggtgtggggccttgtcccgactacccacgttcatgtgggtccccccatgcaggtgggccccactccggaaccttctagaaccttcccggtacaataccaaaaaatcccgaacattttccggtggccaaaataggacttcccatatataaatctttacctccggaccattacggaactcctcgtgacgtccgggatctcatccgggactcggaacagcaTTCGGTAACTAcacactatttcccataacaactctagcgtcaccgaaccttaagtgtgtagaccctacgggttcgggaatcatgcagacatgaccgagatagctctctggccaataaccaacagcgggatctggatacccatgttggctcccacatgttccacggtgatctcatcggatgaaccacgatgtcaaggattcaagcaatcccgtatacaattccgtttatcaatcggtatgttacttgcccgagattcgatcgtcgttatcccaataccttgttcaatctcgttaccggcaagtcactttactcgttccgcaatgcatgatcccgtgactaactacttagtcacattgagctcattatgatgatgcattaccgagtgggcccagagatacctctccgtctcacggagtgacaaatcccagtctcgattcgtgccaacccaacagacactttcggagatacccatagtgcacctttatagccacccagttacgttgtgacgtttggcacacccaaagcatttctaggtatccgggagttgcacaatctcatggtctaaggaaatgatacttgacattagcaaagcttttagcaaacgaactacacgatcttgtgctatgcttaggattgggtcttgtccatcacatcattctcctaatgatgtgatcccgttatcaatgacatccaatgtccatggtaaggaaactatgaccatctgttgatcaacgagctagtcaactagaggctcactagggacatgttgtggtctatgtattcacacatgtattgcggttttcggtcaatacaattatagcatgaataataaacaattatcatgaacaaggaaatacaataataaccattttattattgcctctagggcatatctccaacattcagatctgaacctattatgttttcatgaatatatgtgagttcttgatcctatcttgcaagtcaatagtcacctactatatgttatgatccggcaacccgaagtgacaataatcgagaccactcccggtgatgactgtagtttgaggagttcatgtattcactaagtgttaatgcttaggTCCGGTACTCtactgaaaggaggccttaatattccttagtttccaataggaccctgctgccatgtgagggtaggacaaaagatgtcatgcaagttcttttccataagcacatatgactatattcggaatacatgtctacatgacattgatgaactggagctagttctgtgtcacactatgttatattgcatgatgaattgcatccggcataattatccatcattgaaccATTGCCtgcgagtttttcacatattgatctttgctagttGCTTCTTTGTTGCCattattacgattgctacaaaactgctactgttacttttgccgccgttaccgttacttccatactactttgctactaaatactttgctgtagatattaagtatttcaggtgtggttgaattgacaactcaactgctaatacttgagaatattctttggctccccttgtgtctaatcaataaatttcggttgaatattctatccttgaaaactgttgcgatcccctatacttgtgggttatcaagacctttttctggcgtcgttgccggggagtatagctctattcttcgagtcacttggaatttatatctgttgatcactatgaggaacttgaaagatgaaagaaccaagttttttccctctactacgagggaaggtaaggaattgccatctagctctgcacttgattctccttctgttatgagtaaatttgcgacacctacacatgcacctgctatgattctgatatgtcgcgtgttattgatgatgccacttctgctatgcatgatgcttatgatgatactacttctctatTTGATAATACTGTGACATTAGGTgaattgctagggttagagagaatgaaattattgaaactgatgatattaatgaaagcgatgatgaagattctccccctaaatatgaattgcatgttgtacttgagggttatgttatggatgaagaaactgataGAGACTttgttgcttgcaatgatagatataatCTTAAAAAACTGTTAGTTAAGCTGAAAGAAATttttttgaatgctagaatgaaatatgaccctacttttacTACTTCacttatctgtgttactgataaggattatgatttctctgtcgatcgtgTGTtactgttgtacctgagggttatgctaTGGACGTCTGGGATGTGACCGGCCAAAATTAGGGCCAGTTCATCAGTGCCCCCAAAATTTATAGGCCGTATGCCCGTATAAATTGTAATGGGGTAAGGAGGACTCTATTCATTCCATAATACAAGAGCGTTTTTGATACTAGTGtcctataatataagagcgtttttaacagtcaaacgctcttatattatggttcTGATGGGGTAATAAATGGTAAGGAAAAGCCAAGTGTTCTGAATCGCCGATGAATGTATGACAAAGAACAGCTACACAAGGTACGCTCACTTGCACGAGAAGCGCGGAAAAGCTGACGCGAGCTGGCGCACTGAGATCGTTATGAATACTCCATTGGCAGCAGATCAATTAAGCCAAGGTGGGCGTTGCAGTTGCACCGGCACAGTGCGGCGCTCATTGAGTAGGCCGGCGAGCGCCTTCTACTCGATCAGGGTCTCCGATTTAATAAGCCTCCGGGGAGCGGTTACGAGAAGAGCACCCAAAGCGGCAACGagtacgcggcgagcggcatggcgcATTCAGGTGCTCCACCAACCTTCCTGACCTCCTCGCCCTATACATATGTCTACAGCACTCTCTCCAGCCCACGCATCGTTCGTCGAGAGCGTAGAGTACAGCACGATGGCGCCTAGCACTCGTAGGGCCAATGCCATCCTCGTCGTGGTGATGCTCCTCGCGGCTGCCATGGCAGCGCTGGCAGCCGACGTGCTGGTCGCCGAGGCGGCGGCTGAGGTGTCGTGCGGGGACGCGGTGAGCGCGCTGATCCCGTGCGGGTCGTTCCTGGTGGGCGCCGTCGCCGGGGCGCCGAGCGAGAGCTGCTGCCGCGGCGCGCAGGGGCTGCGGAGGACGGCGGGCACGCCAGGCGCGCGGCGCGCGCTCTGCAGGTGCCTGGAGCAGTCCGGCCCGTCCTTCGGCGTGCTCCCGGACCGCGCCCGGCAGCTACCCGCGCTCTGCAAGCTCGGCATCTCCATCCCCGTCAGCCCCCACACCGACTGCGACAAGTAAGCCCTCGCACCACTTGCGGAGTGCACTGGGGATTTTGCATGCATGGAAAAATGCTAGCTCGATCGTCAAACTTGTTGATTCACATGGCGCATTTGCATGCATGCAGGATACAGTGAGCGACCGATCGGCGGGCGAACTGATGGTCCGACGCATGCACGCGGGTGGCGTGAAGTGATGGCACGAAGTGTTCGATGGAGGAGTTCATGGCTGAATAAATTGCTAAACAGTATAACACAGCTACCTAGAACCCCTCACAGCGATTTAATATTTCTGGCCGTCAGATCAGGCTAATGACGTTCGAGATGGGTCTATCCTGCCACAAGGTGCCTATGGTCGTTTTGGCTCACCGTAGCAGGCCGCTGCTCCGCATAGCGATCTGGGAATCCTCTCATTAATCAGGCCGGCTGAACGGGACAACCTACGTAGGCCCAAAAATGGATGGTTGAGGCCCATAGCGTTCATCCCTTGCCTCTTCGTCTCTCCGGAACCGGCGTTCTTCATGCGTTCCTCAGCGCTGCCGCGACGCGATATGTGGCTGTTGTTCTGCTCATCTCCTCAGATCCTCGACTTATGAATCAGCCTAGGTCCTTTCTTCTTTTCACCAATACGGCGATCGTCTCCTCTGGATCTGGTCCGCGAGCTGCTTAGTTTCAACCATGCGGCACCGACCCACGCTGTCAGTGTCCTTCTCCAGCTTTCCTCGGCGTGCATGGGCCTCCATGTTGTTCCCTGTTTCCCATAGATGAGGAGACGAATTGTTCAATGTATAATCTGTCATCTAGGAGCAGGGAGTGGCTTGGCGATGATACAAAGAGTTGTCAAGCGGTGACCAACATGTCCACTTGActttcctttctttttttgggtTTTATGTTGGTCCACCCCTGTTGCTTCACTCCTCGTTGAGCTCTTTCAGTGTTTTCTTAGAACCCTGTTCGATCTTTTAATATGCCTTTTCTGATTTGCCTTTTAGCAGGTTTCAGAGTTTGCGTAATTTAGAACAGAATCATCAAACAAGTGAAGACTGAAGAACGGAGCACCTGATATTGGAAAAGTCCAACCTTATGTCAAGTTCCTGATAGTAAAGTTTCAGGTTGCAAACCGTGCTCAAAAGATAGAGAGCTAAATCCAAGGGTAAGCCATCACATTTTGAAACCAATGATCAAACTGGAGCCATCGCTCAACATTTGTACCAATTTCACTTGCCTTCAGAAGATCTGGTACAACATGAATTTGTTTTTCCCTCGAGACCCTTTTGTtcccatgatttatttatttatgctGAAAACAATGTGTTGATTGCAGCTTGAAGGAAGTGTTTATTCTCTACTTGTACACACATAAATTCATGGTCGGTCATGTAGGCAAAACCGATCTGAAAAGATAAAATTATTCGTGGTAATATTATGATGAAACTATTTTGTGTGAGAAGAGAACTACTGTGACGAAACTTGTACTGCAGGTACCTTTCCGTTTCCGACAACATTCTTATAGGTGGAAAGGGAAGAAACGACGATGACAGAATTATCAATGAAATATTTTCCCGTTAAATGATGCAAAATGTCATGCCATCACATCATATACTTTGACTACTTCGGAGAGTAACATATCTAATTTTCCCTGCAAAGATAGTATTTTATTTGGATTGCCATTTTCTTCACACATTCTGACTTGAAGGAATGGGTCATGAAACTATATAAGGGAATCAAAACGTTGTGGTCCTTTTTCTTGAATCAGTTGGAGTAATGAAAAAAATCCATTCAAGGAACGGAATTTATAGGAACCATGTCAACTCACTGTATTGGAAAAATCTTGGTAACTATGTATATATTCTGTAGTTCTATAGAGAAGATAGCCAATTATTTGGAGACATTCCAACCAAGAACTCATCTTGAGAGTTGGACTATGTGCAAGAGCAGATGTTAGCTTCAGAAGATAGTCTCTAGATTATTTTTTCTTAGATCGGAGTTTGTACATTTTTTGCTCTGGTCAGTTCTCTGTTAAATC
Above is a window of Triticum dicoccoides isolate Atlit2015 ecotype Zavitan chromosome 5B, WEW_v2.0, whole genome shotgun sequence DNA encoding:
- the LOC119312411 gene encoding non-specific lipid-transfer protein A-like, yielding MSTALSPAHASFVESVEYSTMAPSTRRANAILVVVMLLAAAMAALAADVLVAEAAAEVSCGDAVSALIPCGSFLVGAVAGAPSESCCRGAQGLRRTAGTPGARRALCRCLEQSGPSFGVLPDRARQLPALCKLGISIPVSPHTDCDK